A region from the Desulfobotulus mexicanus genome encodes:
- the purD gene encoding phosphoribosylamine--glycine ligase yields MNILVIGSGGREHALVWKISQSPRVKKIFCAPGNPGIAAMAQCVDIPADAIDELKNFALSNAIDLTVVGPEVPLAAGIVDLFEASGLKIFGPSAKAAELEASKAFAKDIMVRYGIPTAKGQSFKDANQALAFAQSLKGQVVVKADGLAAGKGVVVCFAMEEAEKAIHNMLGEKAFGEAGATILVEERLEGEEASIIALTDGKTILTLPSSQDHKAVYDGDKGPNTGGMGAYSPAPVVDLFMQNKITKEVLEPAVRAMAAEGRPFKGVLYAGMMIHRDRIRVLEFNARFGDPETQPLMLRIQSDIVELMEAVVEERLHTCSLKVDPRAAVCVVMAAGGYPGSYDKGETIIGLEDAATLPDTVVFHAGTATDKGAVVSSGGRVLGVSALGDDVKLAAANAYQAVSRISFKDSHFRKDIAMKAIEKQDRAPRVGIVMGSDSDLPVMMEVVSVLKKFDVPYEMTIASAHRTPEKAALFASSARGKGMGVIIAGAGHAAHLAGAMAAGTTLPIIGVPIDSSALQGLDALLSTVQMPPGVPVATVAIGKPGAYNAGILAVQMLAIADADLAEKLTDYKKEMAEKVEAKAKALVS; encoded by the coding sequence ATGAATATACTTGTCATTGGAAGTGGCGGAAGAGAACATGCCCTTGTCTGGAAAATCAGCCAAAGCCCAAGAGTTAAAAAAATCTTCTGCGCACCGGGCAATCCCGGCATAGCTGCCATGGCCCAGTGCGTTGATATCCCTGCGGATGCCATTGATGAGCTGAAAAACTTCGCCCTTTCCAATGCCATTGACCTTACGGTTGTGGGTCCGGAAGTTCCCCTGGCTGCGGGAATTGTGGATCTTTTTGAGGCTTCCGGTCTTAAAATCTTTGGCCCTTCGGCAAAGGCTGCGGAGCTGGAAGCTTCCAAGGCCTTTGCCAAAGATATCATGGTCCGTTATGGCATTCCCACGGCAAAGGGACAGAGTTTTAAGGATGCAAATCAGGCGCTGGCTTTTGCACAAAGCCTCAAGGGTCAGGTTGTGGTTAAGGCCGACGGCCTTGCCGCTGGTAAAGGAGTTGTGGTCTGCTTTGCCATGGAAGAAGCTGAAAAAGCCATACATAACATGCTGGGAGAAAAGGCTTTTGGTGAAGCCGGTGCCACTATCCTTGTGGAAGAAAGGCTGGAGGGCGAGGAAGCTTCCATCATTGCCCTCACCGACGGAAAAACCATCCTCACCCTGCCCTCCTCCCAGGACCACAAAGCCGTTTATGACGGTGATAAAGGCCCCAATACCGGTGGCATGGGAGCCTACTCCCCTGCCCCTGTGGTGGATCTTTTCATGCAGAATAAAATCACAAAGGAAGTGCTGGAACCTGCTGTCAGGGCCATGGCTGCAGAAGGCCGTCCCTTCAAGGGCGTGCTCTATGCTGGAATGATGATCCACAGGGATCGGATCAGGGTGCTGGAATTCAACGCCCGTTTTGGTGATCCTGAAACCCAGCCCCTGATGCTGCGAATACAGTCTGACATTGTGGAATTAATGGAAGCCGTGGTGGAAGAACGCCTGCACACCTGTTCCCTGAAGGTGGACCCAAGGGCTGCCGTATGCGTTGTCATGGCAGCAGGCGGATATCCGGGCAGCTATGATAAAGGTGAAACCATTATTGGCCTTGAAGACGCTGCAACTCTTCCGGACACCGTGGTTTTCCATGCGGGTACGGCCACGGATAAAGGAGCCGTTGTATCCAGCGGTGGCAGAGTGTTGGGTGTCAGCGCCCTTGGAGACGATGTGAAGCTGGCAGCAGCCAACGCTTACCAAGCTGTTTCCCGTATTTCATTTAAAGATAGTCATTTTAGAAAGGATATTGCCATGAAAGCCATTGAAAAGCAGGACCGTGCGCCCAGAGTGGGTATTGTTATGGGCAGCGACTCCGATCTTCCCGTTATGATGGAAGTGGTCAGCGTACTCAAAAAATTTGACGTTCCCTATGAGATGACCATTGCTTCCGCCCACAGAACACCGGAAAAGGCTGCTCTCTTTGCCTCTTCTGCAAGGGGCAAGGGCATGGGTGTGATCATTGCCGGTGCGGGTCATGCTGCTCATCTGGCAGGTGCCATGGCCGCAGGTACCACCCTGCCCATCATCGGTGTACCCATTGATTCTTCCGCACTTCAGGGGCTGGACGCCCTTCTCTCCACGGTTCAGATGCCCCCCGGAGTGCCTGTGGCCACCGTTGCCATTGGAAAACCCGGTGCCTACAATGCCGGTATCCTTGCCGTACAGATGCTGGCCATTGCCGATGCGGATCTGGCAGAAAAACTGACGGACTACAAAAAAGAAATGGCGGAAAAAGTAGAAGCAAAGGCAAAGGCCCTTGTTTCCTGA
- a CDS encoding ParA family protein: protein MAKMIGIYNNKGGVGKTTLALFLADFLSSVTIKGKKSRVLVIDFDPQASCCNAILGPEKVGGLRETGKTLPHALKGRREGQSETDLLEYIFTRKENLRSKTKKTRLGNLDVIVSEAELALAFEESASMEDVMEMASWIKASLSKHYDFIFVDLPGSLSKRNGFSLIGAFLADYFLVPIEPNRININAIPLTLKMLNDIRGWRGNKKPFKLLGFVLNKADRRTRQYKLHKDELVHYAGVASCKIYENILPPTPKLSNATDDSIQFITLSERYDTYYTHVKKLVLEVIDDLGFSVKAKQEKP, encoded by the coding sequence ATGGCAAAAATGATTGGTATTTACAATAACAAAGGGGGAGTCGGTAAAACAACTCTGGCACTCTTTCTTGCAGATTTTCTGTCGTCGGTCACCATTAAGGGGAAAAAATCCAGGGTGCTGGTTATTGATTTTGATCCTCAGGCTTCCTGCTGTAATGCCATACTTGGTCCGGAAAAGGTTGGTGGTCTCAGGGAAACAGGGAAAACCCTTCCCCACGCCCTGAAGGGCAGGCGAGAAGGACAATCCGAGACTGATCTTCTGGAATACATTTTCACAAGAAAAGAAAATCTCCGGTCAAAAACAAAAAAAACAAGACTTGGTAATCTGGATGTCATTGTATCCGAGGCCGAGCTGGCTCTGGCCTTTGAAGAATCCGCATCCATGGAAGATGTCATGGAGATGGCTTCATGGATAAAAGCCTCCCTTTCGAAGCACTACGATTTCATCTTTGTAGACCTGCCGGGGAGCCTGTCCAAAAGAAACGGCTTTTCTCTGATTGGTGCCTTTCTGGCGGATTATTTTCTTGTCCCCATAGAACCCAACAGAATTAATATCAATGCCATTCCCCTGACCCTCAAAATGCTCAATGACATCAGGGGTTGGCGGGGAAACAAAAAACCGTTCAAGCTGCTGGGTTTTGTTCTGAACAAAGCGGACAGAAGAACACGGCAGTACAAGCTTCATAAAGATGAGCTTGTACATTATGCTGGTGTGGCTTCGTGTAAAATCTATGAGAATATCCTCCCCCCCACCCCTAAGCTTTCCAATGCAACGGATGATTCCATTCAGTTCATTACCCTCTCCGAACGATACGACACCTATTATACCCATGTAAAAAAACTGGTGCTGGAAGTCATCGATGACCTGGGTTTTTCAGTGAAGGCAAAACAGGAAAAACCTTAG
- a CDS encoding DUF1992 domain-containing protein, protein MLFGKIAEEKIKEAQKKGAFNNLEGAGRPLPEENMVIPEDLRMAYRMLKTADCLPPELEMRKEIHSTAELLEATPDLAEKQKILTRLNVLIRKANMSQPTRPDREIPEYYLPALVNRLEK, encoded by the coding sequence ATGCTTTTTGGAAAAATTGCCGAAGAAAAAATTAAAGAAGCTCAGAAAAAGGGGGCCTTCAATAACCTTGAAGGTGCAGGCAGGCCTCTGCCGGAAGAGAATATGGTTATTCCCGAAGATCTGCGAATGGCCTACCGTATGCTGAAAACAGCAGACTGCCTGCCTCCGGAACTGGAAATGCGCAAAGAAATTCATTCCACTGCAGAGCTTCTGGAAGCAACGCCAGATCTTGCGGAAAAACAGAAAATTCTCACCCGCCTCAATGTTCTTATCCGTAAAGCCAACATGAGCCAGCCGACACGTCCGGACAGAGAAATACCTGAGTATTATCTGCCCGCACTTGTGAATCGTCTGGAAAAATAA
- a CDS encoding DUF6880 family protein, whose product MKDIQDGSEKKRPKGLSGLNLKTMALFLEDLAERDGRIRERVEALYLSSDASALSDYLKKRLDGFYDLSGNLGFRDLMPLARDFRAFLSDTKILMAPLDAGVALDLVDRFLDLDSLLEGLEESGGPLQPVFSEACDLWLSLAAQSGLAMDWGEKILSHFLKDRFGVRVNLMRHADRLLGPDHLSRLADQMIKDAGEKAMDAGREWQRYRLSMGLRYLSQALRNPELMAQSVTLVQTEPSPRQIGDIVQAYLDYEGPEAALSWLAGDWGERELERLDLLDQVYAAMDDGEMLFQIRRERYAAQPSADYLLALLDVCDADEREGFLASAAETARHTNSLYSGLNLLLSIGHVRDAETLLVERLEALTAYDYTAVLRIQEKFESAGAVLGQILCYRTLIEGILDEARFRAYGKAVAYCRTLEDLEGEAVYHGGLPEHSSYIDLLRQRYGDKHVFWQRLDGKGEDPDDDSGSESRDFGEESGFSDNEEIWNERDFLKTRASFTGKNTESAFLDADKSVQGDLERNVSRETYDKKFRKKVPRGTSGGGKTVRVPRGTSGGVLG is encoded by the coding sequence ATGAAGGATATTCAAGATGGTTCCGAAAAAAAGAGGCCAAAAGGCCTGTCCGGTCTGAACCTGAAAACCATGGCCCTTTTTCTCGAGGATCTGGCGGAAAGGGATGGCAGAATACGAGAAAGGGTGGAAGCCCTTTATCTTTCTTCGGATGCATCGGCTTTATCCGATTATCTGAAAAAACGACTGGACGGATTTTATGATCTTTCCGGCAACCTGGGGTTCAGGGATCTTATGCCTCTGGCACGGGATTTCAGGGCTTTTTTATCTGATACAAAAATTTTGATGGCTCCCTTGGATGCAGGTGTGGCTCTGGATCTTGTGGATCGCTTCCTTGATCTGGACAGCCTGCTGGAAGGTCTGGAAGAAAGCGGCGGGCCTCTTCAGCCGGTTTTTTCCGAAGCCTGTGATCTCTGGCTGAGTCTTGCTGCCCAAAGCGGGCTTGCCATGGACTGGGGTGAAAAAATTCTGAGCCATTTTCTCAAGGATCGTTTTGGTGTCCGGGTCAATCTCATGCGTCACGCAGACAGGCTGCTCGGACCTGATCATCTCTCCCGTCTTGCCGACCAGATGATTAAAGATGCCGGAGAAAAAGCCATGGATGCCGGAAGGGAATGGCAGAGGTATCGTCTTTCCATGGGCTTGCGTTACCTTTCCCAGGCCCTCAGAAATCCGGAACTGATGGCACAGAGTGTAACTCTGGTGCAGACGGAGCCCAGCCCCCGCCAGATCGGAGATATAGTACAGGCCTATCTGGACTATGAGGGGCCGGAAGCCGCCCTTTCATGGCTGGCTGGAGACTGGGGAGAGAGGGAGCTGGAAAGGCTGGACCTTCTGGATCAGGTTTATGCCGCCATGGATGATGGTGAAATGCTTTTTCAGATCCGCAGGGAGCGCTATGCAGCTCAGCCTTCGGCGGATTATCTTCTGGCCCTGCTGGATGTCTGCGATGCGGATGAACGGGAAGGATTTCTGGCTTCGGCAGCGGAAACGGCCCGCCACACCAACAGTCTCTATTCAGGCCTGAATCTTCTCTTATCCATAGGCCATGTAAGGGATGCAGAAACCCTGCTGGTGGAACGGCTGGAAGCACTGACTGCCTACGATTACACAGCTGTTTTACGCATACAGGAGAAATTTGAATCCGCAGGAGCTGTGCTTGGTCAAATCCTGTGCTATCGCACCCTCATTGAAGGAATTCTGGACGAGGCCCGTTTCAGGGCTTACGGAAAAGCTGTGGCATATTGCAGAACCCTGGAAGATTTGGAAGGGGAGGCGGTTTACCATGGGGGGCTTCCGGAACATTCATCTTATATAGACCTGCTGCGCCAGAGATATGGAGACAAGCATGTCTTCTGGCAAAGGCTTGATGGAAAGGGAGAAGATCCTGATGATGATTCAGGTTCGGAATCCCGGGACTTTGGTGAAGAAAGTGGTTTTTCCGACAATGAGGAAATATGGAATGAAAGGGATTTTCTAAAAACAAGGGCTTCCTTTACCGGTAAAAATACGGAATCAGCCTTTCTGGATGCAGATAAATCTGTGCAAGGAGATCTTGAAAGGAATGTTTCACGTGAAACATATGATAAAAAATTCCGAAAAAAGGTTCCACGTGGAACATCAGGGGGAGGAAAAACAGTGAGGGTTCCACGTGGAACATCCGGCGGAGTGCTGGGTTAG
- a CDS encoding D-alanine--D-alanine ligase family protein codes for MKKLNLALITGGSSNEREVALAGAAAVEAVLDPAVYNISSYDAATDIDRIVQDREKIDFAFLVVHGENGEDGRLQGLLDLLRIPYQGSGVLGSAMACNKPAAKQAFVCSGLTTPPWMTFDAYSTKVEAGLMGKIGLPMVIKPAHGGSSLGMSIVHNEKDIRQACELCLSCGPTGIAEPYIRGREVTCAVWGNDPVEALPVIEIRPGREFQFFDYTAKYTPGATEEICPAPISEALTRKVQEAAILAHNSLYCEGYSRSDFILEGDDLFILETNTLPGMTKTSLLPLAAKTAGISFAKLIDELIRLRLKKSPLGF; via the coding sequence ATGAAAAAGCTTAATCTTGCCCTTATCACCGGCGGCTCTTCCAACGAAAGGGAGGTTGCCCTTGCCGGGGCAGCAGCCGTGGAAGCCGTCCTTGATCCAGCAGTTTACAATATCAGCAGTTATGATGCTGCAACGGATATAGACCGCATTGTTCAGGATAGGGAAAAAATCGATTTTGCCTTCCTTGTAGTACACGGTGAGAACGGTGAAGATGGCAGACTGCAAGGCCTCCTTGACCTTCTCCGCATCCCCTATCAGGGTTCAGGTGTGCTTGGCAGTGCCATGGCCTGCAACAAGCCTGCGGCCAAACAGGCCTTTGTGTGCAGCGGCCTGACAACACCTCCGTGGATGACCTTTGATGCTTACAGTACAAAAGTGGAGGCCGGACTTATGGGTAAAATAGGTCTCCCCATGGTAATCAAGCCTGCCCATGGCGGTTCCAGCCTCGGCATGAGTATTGTTCACAATGAAAAGGATATCAGGCAAGCCTGTGAGCTTTGCCTCTCCTGTGGCCCCACAGGCATTGCGGAGCCTTATATACGGGGGCGGGAGGTGACCTGCGCCGTATGGGGCAATGACCCTGTAGAAGCCCTTCCCGTCATTGAAATTCGTCCGGGCAGGGAATTTCAGTTTTTTGACTACACAGCCAAATACACCCCCGGTGCAACGGAAGAAATCTGCCCTGCCCCCATTTCAGAAGCCCTGACCCGAAAGGTGCAGGAGGCCGCCATACTTGCCCATAACAGTCTTTATTGTGAAGGCTACAGCCGTTCGGATTTCATCCTTGAAGGTGATGATCTCTTCATTCTTGAAACCAATACCCTGCCCGGCATGACAAAAACCAGCCTGCTTCCTCTGGCTGCAAAAACAGCTGGCATCTCTTTTGCAAAATTGATTGACGAACTGATCCGCTTACGGTTAAAAAAAAGCCCGTTAGGGTTTTAA
- a CDS encoding MarR family winged helix-turn-helix transcriptional regulator gives MELKDCIVFLLAKNSQAGYRFWGNYIADLEVTTVQAMLLILLGREEGQTSRQLGEQTQLDSATVSGIIDRLVGMKLVTRKRSPEDRRAILLFLTDIGRAKALDLDRRFEEAHQSFLADFSPQEQEIFRGFLKRLQDTHGGIR, from the coding sequence ATGGAACTCAAGGATTGCATTGTATTTCTCCTGGCAAAAAACAGTCAGGCTGGCTATCGCTTCTGGGGGAACTATATAGCAGACCTTGAAGTGACAACGGTACAGGCCATGCTTCTTATCCTTCTCGGTCGAGAAGAAGGGCAGACTTCCCGTCAGCTAGGCGAGCAGACCCAGCTGGACAGTGCTACGGTCTCAGGGATAATAGACAGGCTGGTGGGCATGAAGCTTGTCACACGCAAGCGCAGTCCCGAAGACCGCCGGGCCATCCTTTTGTTTCTGACGGATATTGGCAGAGCAAAGGCTTTAGATCTTGACCGCCGTTTTGAAGAAGCACATCAGTCTTTTCTTGCTGATTTTTCACCCCAGGAGCAGGAAATTTTCAGGGGTTTTTTAAAACGCCTTCAGGATACCCATGGGGGTATCCGCTGA
- a CDS encoding anthranilate synthase component II, with translation MKPLILIDNFDSFTFNLVQLFAMAGQKPLVLRSNTVLSEIIDTEPAGIIIGPGPDDPRRSGVSMEVLEYFSDKIPILGICLGMQCIAEHFGGKTILSPEPVHGKTSMITHEGRGVLENIPSPFTACRYHSLCVEIPEKSPLCICGRSEDGTPMALFHRDFPLFGLQFHPESFLSEYGHQMALNFLGVL, from the coding sequence ATGAAACCCCTTATCCTTATAGATAATTTCGATTCCTTCACCTTCAACCTTGTACAGCTCTTTGCCATGGCAGGTCAAAAGCCTCTGGTGCTGCGCAGCAATACTGTCCTGTCTGAAATTATAGATACAGAACCGGCTGGCATCATTATCGGTCCCGGTCCTGATGATCCCAGGCGGTCCGGAGTTTCCATGGAGGTGCTGGAGTATTTTTCGGATAAAATTCCAATCCTTGGCATCTGCCTTGGAATGCAGTGCATTGCAGAACACTTTGGCGGAAAAACCATCTTATCGCCAGAGCCGGTGCACGGAAAAACGAGTATGATCACCCATGAAGGCCGGGGTGTTCTTGAAAATATTCCCAGCCCCTTTACCGCCTGTCGATATCATTCCCTCTGTGTGGAGATCCCGGAGAAAAGTCCCTTGTGCATATGCGGGCGCAGTGAAGATGGCACCCCCATGGCTCTTTTTCACAGAGATTTTCCCCTTTTTGGCCTGCAGTTTCATCCGGAAAGTTTTTTAAGCGAGTATGGCCATCAAATGGCCCTTAATTTTCTGGGGGTGCTCTGA
- a CDS encoding DUF7130 family rubredoxin-like protein: MQEWTCTICGYKEKDQNPPESCPACGAGSKLFEAAASDKAEETSEAANEAGTAAGPSRWRCVVCGYIHEGEEPPETCPLCGADRSAFELMDGDGDKASDEPADQKNQNPSSGEEKKKFAPQSHPREWADEQILVHHAHPISVHIPNGVLPIAVFFVLIGSLFNAQTFKLAAYLNMTMVFLALPLVMYTGFVEWRDRYKSAMTSLFRTKILCAVITAFCVTVLVIWRSFSADAGGFFYILLHLIALGAAGLAGHLGGKLVFGKRA; encoded by the coding sequence ATGCAGGAATGGACATGTACCATTTGCGGTTATAAAGAGAAAGATCAGAATCCACCTGAAAGCTGCCCTGCCTGTGGAGCAGGCAGTAAGCTTTTTGAGGCTGCGGCTTCTGACAAAGCAGAAGAAACATCCGAAGCCGCAAATGAAGCCGGAACTGCAGCGGGGCCATCCCGCTGGCGCTGCGTTGTCTGTGGCTATATTCATGAAGGTGAAGAGCCGCCGGAAACCTGCCCCCTGTGCGGTGCTGACCGCAGCGCCTTTGAGCTGATGGATGGGGACGGTGACAAAGCATCTGATGAACCCGCGGATCAGAAAAATCAAAACCCTTCTTCAGGTGAAGAGAAAAAGAAATTTGCGCCCCAGAGCCATCCAAGGGAATGGGCGGATGAACAGATCCTTGTCCACCATGCCCATCCCATTTCCGTTCATATTCCCAACGGTGTGCTTCCCATTGCCGTATTCTTTGTACTTATTGGAAGCCTTTTCAATGCACAGACCTTTAAGCTTGCGGCCTATCTTAATATGACCATGGTTTTTCTGGCCCTGCCTCTGGTCATGTATACCGGTTTTGTGGAATGGCGGGACCGTTACAAATCTGCCATGACTTCCCTTTTCAGAACAAAAATTCTCTGTGCTGTCATCACGGCCTTCTGTGTTACCGTTCTTGTTATCTGGAGAAGCTTCAGTGCGGATGCGGGGGGCTTTTTCTACATTCTTCTGCACTTGATCGCTCTGGGAGCTGCCGGTCTTGCCGGACATCTGGGCGGCAAGCTGGTTTTTGGCAAAAGGGCTTGA
- a CDS encoding 50S ribosomal protein L11 methyltransferase, which yields MNHINLPEQMLQRVLDAEKAWSPVELLRQMASETGASRRMLQDALASLVAAGDLVYLIRHGSTCIQRGWQKPLAIGKKTQLLAPGVSSLPGREPVILLPGASFGGGDHPTTRLCLEAIEASAKENGTMLDVGTGTGVLAIAAVRHGMGKALAVDNDPLAVHEAKENVRLNGLENAVRVEEVWPLELRWDLVAANLRPPTLMELAEALSNSLSSNGVLVLSGMRSEEMPLLRQTYGRLLKFVYSREEKGWGSLVFKKT from the coding sequence ATGAATCATATCAATTTACCAGAGCAGATGCTGCAACGGGTTCTGGATGCTGAAAAGGCATGGAGTCCCGTAGAGCTTTTGCGCCAGATGGCTTCGGAAACCGGAGCGTCCCGCCGTATGCTTCAGGATGCCCTTGCCTCCCTTGTGGCAGCAGGAGATCTTGTCTATCTCATCCGTCATGGCAGCACCTGCATACAAAGGGGCTGGCAAAAGCCCCTTGCCATTGGAAAGAAAACCCAGCTCCTTGCTCCGGGAGTTTCATCCCTTCCCGGAAGGGAACCTGTTATTCTCCTGCCGGGAGCCAGTTTTGGCGGAGGAGATCACCCCACAACCAGGCTCTGCCTTGAAGCCATTGAGGCATCTGCAAAAGAGAATGGTACCATGCTGGACGTGGGTACAGGAACTGGAGTTCTTGCAATTGCTGCGGTGCGGCATGGTATGGGGAAAGCTCTGGCCGTGGATAATGATCCTCTGGCTGTCCATGAGGCAAAGGAAAATGTCCGGCTCAATGGGCTGGAAAATGCCGTGCGGGTGGAAGAGGTATGGCCTTTGGAACTCCGATGGGATCTTGTGGCTGCAAATCTGAGGCCCCCTACCCTTATGGAACTTGCAGAAGCACTGTCAAACAGCCTCTCTTCAAATGGTGTTCTTGTTCTTTCCGGGATGAGAAGTGAAGAAATGCCACTCCTCAGACAGACCTATGGTCGCCTGCTTAAATTCGTTTACAGCAGAGAGGAAAAGGGCTGGGGCAGTCTGGTGTTCAAAAAAACATAG
- a CDS encoding YkgJ family cysteine cluster protein gives MDFSPFFKQYEVLVDSAEKAFHRVREMHPEAVRCTTRCADCCHALFDISLVEAIYIKQQFDARFSGAEKHSIMERANRADRKIYRIKKDAAKARNEGVSEVELLGRMSMERVRCPFLGDDDTCQLYDCRPITCRLYGVPTSSNGISHSCGKSGFEQGKPYPTVNMDTLHEKLYQVSKEMVEAMGTRYTRMAEMLVPLSMALLTDYNEEYLGITPEATETKEETP, from the coding sequence ATGGATTTTTCACCATTTTTCAAACAATATGAAGTTCTGGTTGATTCTGCAGAAAAAGCTTTTCACCGCGTAAGGGAGATGCACCCTGAAGCTGTTCGCTGCACCACCCGTTGTGCAGACTGCTGCCACGCTCTTTTTGATATCAGCCTTGTTGAAGCCATCTATATCAAGCAGCAGTTTGATGCCCGTTTTTCAGGAGCAGAAAAACACAGCATTATGGAGCGGGCGAACCGGGCAGACAGGAAAATTTATCGTATCAAAAAGGATGCTGCCAAGGCCAGAAATGAAGGTGTGTCTGAAGTTGAGCTTTTGGGCCGCATGTCCATGGAGCGTGTGCGCTGCCCCTTTCTTGGAGATGATGATACCTGCCAGCTCTATGATTGCAGGCCCATTACCTGCAGGCTTTACGGTGTCCCCACCTCCAGTAATGGCATCAGTCACAGCTGTGGTAAATCCGGTTTCGAACAGGGTAAGCCCTATCCCACGGTGAATATGGACACACTGCACGAAAAATTGTATCAGGTTTCCAAAGAAATGGTAGAGGCCATGGGTACACGCTACACGCGCATGGCGGAAATGCTGGTCCCCCTCTCCATGGCCCTTCTTACGGATTATAATGAAGAATATCTGGGAATAACACCGGAAGCTACCGAAACAAAGGAGGAAACCCCCTGA
- a CDS encoding L-threonylcarbamoyladenylate synthase, which translates to MFPDTAWSQHRIFSMASSPEDAVVVEKAGLCIRKGGLVIFPTFCLYGMGVDAMNPEAIERVFAAKGRPESNPLLILVKDRQAALSHVKEVSEEARLLMDTFWPGRLTLVFRAKNHLPESLTAGTGKIGIRVPEHPVAAALVRAAGCPITGTSANLSGMPGSASVKDLAPELMAAADCILDAGILHGGKGSTVVDTTFSPPRILREGAVSAADIHKALLRKTAK; encoded by the coding sequence TTGTTTCCTGATACGGCGTGGTCTCAGCACAGAATCTTTTCCATGGCTTCTTCCCCTGAGGACGCAGTAGTGGTGGAAAAGGCCGGTTTATGTATCCGAAAGGGAGGTCTGGTTATTTTCCCGACCTTCTGCCTCTACGGTATGGGTGTGGATGCCATGAATCCGGAAGCCATTGAAAGGGTTTTTGCGGCCAAGGGCAGACCGGAAAGCAATCCTTTACTCATACTGGTGAAAGACAGACAAGCCGCCCTCAGCCATGTGAAAGAGGTTTCCGAAGAAGCCCGACTGCTCATGGACACCTTCTGGCCGGGTCGCCTCACACTTGTTTTTCGGGCAAAAAATCATCTGCCGGAAAGCCTGACTGCGGGAACCGGTAAAATAGGTATCCGCGTGCCGGAACATCCAGTGGCAGCGGCCCTTGTGCGGGCAGCAGGGTGTCCCATCACAGGCACCAGCGCCAATCTGTCCGGCATGCCGGGCAGTGCATCCGTAAAAGATCTGGCTCCGGAACTGATGGCAGCCGCAGACTGTATTCTGGATGCAGGTATCCTTCATGGCGGCAAAGGTTCAACTGTGGTGGATACGACGTTTTCCCCTCCCCGCATTCTGAGGGAAGGGGCGGTTTCTGCCGCAGACATTCATAAGGCACTCTTGCGAAAAACGGCAAAGTGA
- a CDS encoding enoyl-CoA hydratase/isomerase family protein — translation MIKEHVEDGIIIVTLSHGKTNSITRETMEKISVLLEKANTDDNIKGIILTGEGKFFSSGFHLPTFINFKDHADAVNFFEFEEEFLLNFFVCKKPVISAMNGHTAAMGMIMAMASDYRLVTNHPKVKLGMSEIKLGLALTIAELEVMRFGLDTDKKFRDVMYFGEMISPEKALEKGIVDEVLEADQLIPRAKEIICSWIDNPGRAFITLKETLKYDSAQRIRTKLDELDWRASLHGFFDPNVKATLEFVQATMEG, via the coding sequence ATGATTAAGGAACACGTGGAAGACGGTATCATTATTGTTACCCTGAGCCATGGAAAAACCAATTCCATTACCCGGGAAACCATGGAAAAAATTTCTGTGCTCCTGGAAAAAGCCAATACCGATGATAACATTAAAGGCATCATTCTCACGGGGGAAGGCAAGTTCTTTTCCAGTGGCTTCCATCTGCCCACCTTCATCAATTTTAAAGACCATGCCGACGCGGTAAACTTCTTTGAATTTGAAGAAGAATTTCTCCTGAATTTCTTTGTCTGCAAAAAACCCGTAATATCCGCCATGAACGGCCACACCGCAGCCATGGGTATGATTATGGCCATGGCATCGGACTACCGCCTTGTAACAAACCATCCCAAGGTAAAGCTGGGTATGAGCGAAATCAAGCTGGGTCTGGCCCTGACCATCGCAGAGCTTGAAGTTATGCGCTTTGGCCTGGACACAGATAAGAAATTCCGGGATGTCATGTATTTCGGCGAGATGATCAGCCCGGAAAAAGCCCTTGAAAAAGGCATTGTGGATGAAGTGCTTGAAGCGGATCAGCTGATTCCCAGAGCAAAGGAGATTATCTGTTCCTGGATTGATAATCCCGGACGTGCCTTCATCACATTAAAGGAAACCCTCAAGTATGACAGCGCCCAGCGTATCCGCACCAAGCTTGATGAGCTTGACTGGCGTGCTTCCCTCCATGGCTTCTTTGATCCCAATGTAAAAGCCACACTGGAGTTTGTTCAGGCTACCATGGAAGGATAA